In a single window of the Lynx canadensis isolate LIC74 chromosome E2, mLynCan4.pri.v2, whole genome shotgun sequence genome:
- the GINS3 gene encoding DNA replication complex GINS protein PSF3, which yields MSEAYFRVESGALGPEENFLSLDDILMSHEKLPVRTETPMPRLGAFFLERSGGAETDHTIPQGSKLELPLWLAKGLFDHKRRILSVDLPKIYQQGWRTVFSADANVVDLHKLGPHFYGFGSQLLHFDSPENADISQSLLQTFIGRFRRIMDSSQNTYNEDTSALVARLDEMERGLFQTGQKGLNDFQCWEKGQASQITASNLVQTIREKFTDMED from the exons atgtCCGAGGCTTATTTCCGGGTGGAGTCGGGTGCACTCGGGCCTGAGGAGAACTTTCTGTCGCTGGACGACATCCTGATGTCCCACGAGAAGCTCCCGGTGCGCACAGAGACCCCCATGCCTCGCCTCGGGGCTTTCTTCCTGGAGCGGAGCGGAGGTGCCGAGACTGACCACACGATTCCTCAG ggctcaaagctCGAACTCCCCCTGTGGCTGGCAAAGGGACTTTTTGACCACAAGCGGCGGATCCTTTCTGTGGACCTTCCCAAGATCTACCAGCAAGGTTGGAGGACCGTGTTCAGCGCCGATGCCAACGTGGTGGACCTCCACAAACTGGGGCCGCATTTCTATGGGTTTGGATCCCAACTCCTGCATTTTGACAGTCCAGAGAATGCAGACATCTCCCAGTCTCTCCTGCAG ACATTCATTGGACGTTTCCGCCGCATTATGGACTCCTCCCAGAACACTTACAATGAAGACACTTCGGCATTGGTAGCCAGGCTGGACGAGATGGAGAGGGGCTTATTTCAAACAGGGCAGAAAGGACTGAATGACTTTCAGTGTTGGGAGAAGGGGCAGGCTTCTCAGATCACAGCTTCCAACCTCGTTCAAACTATAAGAGAGAAATTCACGGATATGGAAGACTGA